A part of Mycolicibacterium sp. TUM20985 genomic DNA contains:
- a CDS encoding LLM class F420-dependent oxidoreductase: MKLGLQLGYWGAQAPTNHAELVTVAEEANFDTVFTAEAWGSDAYTPLAWWGRETTRMRLGTSVIQLSARTPTACAMAALTLDHLSGGRHILGLGVSGPQVVEGWYGQKFPKPLARTREYVDILRQVWAREAPVTSAGPHYPLPLSGAGSTGLGKPLKPITHPLRADIPIMLGAEGPKNVALAAEICDGWLPIFYSPRIAGMYNEWLDEGFARPGARRTRETFEICATAQVVVTDDRAGVMELMKPHLALYMGGMGAEDTNFHADVYRRMGYSEVVDDVTALFRSNRKDEAAKVIPDELVDDSAIVGDLDYVSEQIKLWEAAGVTMMVVGARSPEQIRDLAALV, from the coding sequence ATGAAGCTAGGACTCCAGCTCGGTTATTGGGGCGCGCAGGCGCCGACCAATCACGCGGAACTCGTTACCGTCGCCGAGGAGGCGAACTTCGACACGGTCTTCACGGCCGAGGCGTGGGGTTCGGACGCATACACCCCGCTGGCGTGGTGGGGTCGGGAGACCACGCGGATGCGGCTCGGCACGTCGGTCATTCAGCTGTCCGCGCGTACGCCGACGGCATGTGCGATGGCGGCGCTCACACTGGACCACCTGTCCGGTGGTCGGCACATCCTGGGCCTCGGCGTATCGGGACCGCAGGTGGTGGAGGGCTGGTACGGGCAAAAGTTCCCCAAACCGCTGGCCCGGACCCGCGAGTACGTCGACATCCTGCGGCAGGTGTGGGCCCGTGAGGCGCCCGTGACCAGCGCGGGGCCGCACTACCCGCTGCCGCTGAGCGGTGCGGGCAGCACCGGCCTCGGCAAGCCGCTCAAGCCGATCACCCATCCGCTGCGGGCGGACATTCCGATCATGCTGGGCGCCGAGGGGCCGAAGAACGTGGCGCTGGCCGCGGAGATCTGCGACGGGTGGCTGCCCATCTTCTACTCGCCGCGCATCGCCGGCATGTACAACGAATGGCTCGACGAGGGGTTCGCCCGACCCGGTGCTCGGCGAACCCGTGAAACCTTCGAGATCTGTGCGACGGCACAGGTGGTGGTCACCGACGACCGGGCCGGCGTCATGGAGCTGATGAAGCCGCACCTTGCGCTCTACATGGGCGGAATGGGCGCCGAGGACACCAACTTCCACGCCGACGTCTACCGCCGCATGGGTTACTCGGAGGTGGTCGACGACGTGACGGCCCTGTTCCGTAGCAATCGAAAGGACGAAGCCGCCAAGGTGATCCCCGACGAGCTGGTCGACGACTCGGCCATCGTCGGCGACCTCGACTACGTCAGTGAGCAGATCAAGCTCTGGGAGGCGGCCGGCGTCACCATGATGGTCGTCGGCGCACGTTCTCCCGAGCAGATTCGCGATCTCGCCGCACTCGTCTAG
- a CDS encoding acetoacetate decarboxylase family protein, which produces MPVKIRSATQHMAMFSVDADAAQALIADSGLKVCRYRSGKAVVVLMLMHYVDGDLGPYYEYGTNIMVNPPGAARLPKKDGMKALQSAGALIHHLPVDGAFTMEAGRAIWGYPKVLADFTIRDGHTFSFDVSIDGEFVVGMDFKPGLPVPSALTSKTQVHPTYSYLDGVTRETAGEMRTTGVRYRPGGARVRLGQHPYARELASLGFPKRAMVSSSAENVEMTFGEAKEIR; this is translated from the coding sequence ATGCCGGTGAAGATTCGTTCAGCGACCCAGCACATGGCGATGTTCTCCGTGGACGCCGATGCTGCCCAGGCCTTGATCGCCGATAGCGGGCTGAAGGTCTGCCGCTATCGGTCGGGCAAGGCGGTCGTCGTGCTGATGCTGATGCACTACGTCGACGGTGACCTCGGCCCGTACTACGAGTACGGCACGAACATCATGGTCAATCCCCCGGGGGCCGCACGCCTCCCGAAGAAGGACGGCATGAAGGCGTTGCAGTCCGCTGGTGCCCTGATCCACCACCTTCCCGTCGACGGTGCGTTCACGATGGAGGCGGGCCGGGCCATCTGGGGTTACCCGAAGGTGTTGGCGGACTTCACGATCCGCGACGGTCACACGTTCTCCTTCGACGTGAGCATCGACGGCGAGTTCGTCGTCGGCATGGACTTCAAGCCTGGGCTGCCGGTGCCGTCGGCGCTCACCTCGAAGACGCAGGTGCACCCCACCTACTCCTACCTCGACGGGGTCACCCGGGAAACCGCCGGGGAGATGAGGACGACCGGAGTCCGCTATCGACCTGGCGGGGCGCGAGTCCGTCTTGGCCAACACCCCTACGCACGCGAGCTGGCGTCTCTAGGCTTCCCGAAGCGCGCAATGGTTTCGAGTTCCGCCGAGAACGTCGAGATGACGTTCGGCGAGGCCAAGGAGATTCGATGA
- a CDS encoding cytochrome P450: MTSVLPDIKPDVDFTDGTFYADGHARDAYRWMRANQPVFRDRNGLAAAASYQAVLDAERNPELFSNTGGIRPETPGMPYMIDMDDPAHVLRRKLVNSGFTRKRVMDKVPSIATLCDTLIDSVCERGECDFVRDIAAPLPMAVIGDMLGVLPEDRELLLKWSDDLVTGLSSHIDETSAQAMMEAFAGYTAFTTEIIGKRRAEPTEDLFSILVNAEVEGQRMADDEIIMETLLILIGGDETTRHTLSGGTEQLLRHREQWEALVADPDSLLPGAIEEMLRWTSPVKNMCRTLTADTTFHGTEMRADEKIMLMFESANFDESVFGDPDNFRIDRKPNSHMAFGFGAHFCLGNQLARLELSMMTKRVLERLPDLRLADDAVLPLRPANFVSGPESMPVVFTPTARVLV, translated from the coding sequence ATGACATCGGTACTGCCTGACATCAAACCCGACGTCGACTTCACCGACGGCACCTTCTACGCCGACGGCCACGCGCGGGACGCGTACCGCTGGATGCGGGCCAACCAGCCGGTCTTCCGGGATCGCAACGGATTGGCCGCCGCAGCCAGTTATCAGGCGGTGCTCGATGCGGAGCGCAATCCCGAGCTGTTCTCCAACACCGGCGGCATCCGGCCGGAGACGCCGGGCATGCCGTACATGATCGACATGGACGATCCGGCACACGTCCTGCGGCGCAAGCTCGTCAACTCCGGATTCACCCGCAAGCGCGTAATGGACAAGGTGCCGTCGATCGCCACGCTGTGCGACACGTTGATCGACTCCGTCTGCGAGCGCGGCGAATGCGACTTCGTCCGCGACATCGCCGCACCGCTGCCCATGGCGGTCATCGGCGACATGCTCGGCGTACTGCCCGAAGACCGTGAGCTGCTGCTGAAGTGGTCCGACGATCTGGTCACCGGGCTCAGCTCGCACATCGACGAGACGTCGGCCCAGGCCATGATGGAGGCGTTCGCCGGCTACACGGCGTTCACGACCGAGATCATTGGGAAGCGCCGCGCCGAGCCCACCGAGGATCTGTTCTCCATCCTGGTCAACGCCGAAGTCGAGGGCCAACGGATGGCCGACGACGAGATCATCATGGAGACGCTTTTGATCCTCATCGGCGGTGACGAGACCACCCGCCACACGCTGTCCGGGGGAACCGAGCAGCTGTTGCGCCACCGCGAGCAGTGGGAGGCGCTGGTCGCGGATCCTGATTCGCTGCTGCCCGGGGCGATCGAGGAGATGCTGCGCTGGACGTCACCGGTGAAGAACATGTGCCGGACGTTGACCGCCGACACGACGTTCCACGGCACGGAGATGCGCGCGGACGAGAAGATCATGCTGATGTTCGAGTCGGCCAACTTCGACGAGTCGGTCTTCGGTGACCCGGATAACTTCCGCATTGATCGGAAGCCCAACTCGCACATGGCGTTTGGCTTCGGTGCGCATTTCTGTCTCGGCAACCAGCTGGCGCGTCTCGAGCTGTCGATGATGACGAAGCGGGTGCTGGAACGCCTGCCCGATCTGCGACTGGCCGACGACGCGGTCTTGCCGTTGCGGCCCGCGAACTTCGTCAGCGGGCCCGAGTCCATGCCGGTGGTGTTCACCCCGACGGCGCGCGTCCTCGTCTAG
- a CDS encoding DUF559 domain-containing protein translates to MGTPFIGREALNAGHLTPYGLRSRYTILFPGVYVDIGTPITARVKAEAAYLWSRRRGIVAGRAAAAIHGSKWMSADAPAELLYDNRHRPTGIRTWADRIDDDEIEIVDGMRVTTPTRTALDIACRYPLDRAVPVIDALARATQAKLADVELLAVRYRGRNGIRRARTTLDLVDPGAESPRETWLRLLIVRAGLPRPQTQIPVYDEYGQLIARVDLGWEELKIAVEYDGDHHWTDRRQMTRDIRRTEQLSELGWIVIRVTAEDTPGTILRRIELARARRA, encoded by the coding sequence ATGGGCACGCCATTCATCGGTCGTGAAGCGTTGAACGCGGGCCACCTCACGCCGTATGGCCTGCGCAGCCGATACACGATTCTCTTTCCAGGGGTGTACGTCGATATCGGGACGCCGATCACGGCTCGCGTGAAGGCCGAGGCGGCGTACCTGTGGTCGAGGCGGCGCGGCATCGTGGCTGGCCGCGCGGCCGCCGCCATACACGGATCGAAGTGGATGAGCGCCGACGCGCCCGCAGAATTGCTCTACGACAACCGCCACCGACCCACCGGTATTCGCACCTGGGCGGACCGCATCGATGACGACGAGATCGAGATCGTCGACGGAATGCGTGTGACCACGCCGACGCGCACAGCGCTGGACATCGCTTGCCGCTACCCTCTCGACCGCGCCGTCCCCGTGATCGACGCACTGGCGAGAGCCACCCAGGCGAAACTCGCCGACGTCGAGCTACTGGCCGTCAGGTACCGGGGCCGCAATGGAATACGCAGAGCGCGGACGACTCTCGACCTCGTCGATCCCGGAGCCGAGTCGCCACGCGAGACGTGGTTGCGCCTGCTGATCGTTCGCGCCGGATTGCCGCGACCGCAGACCCAAATTCCGGTCTACGACGAATACGGCCAACTCATCGCGCGGGTTGACTTGGGCTGGGAGGAGCTGAAGATCGCGGTCGAGTACGACGGCGACCACCATTGGACGGACCGACGCCAGATGACCCGCGACATCCGCCGGACCGAGCAGCTCAGCGAGCTCGGGTGGATCGTCATCCGGGTGACTGCGGAGGACACACCCGGCACCATCCTGCGTCGCATCGAGTTGGCACGCGCCCGCCGCGCGTGA
- a CDS encoding crotonase/enoyl-CoA hydratase family protein, with protein sequence MSDPEKGPDALIEQRGHTLILTLNRPEARNALSTEMLSIMVDAWDRVDSDPEIRSCILTGAGGYFCAGMDLKAATKAPPGDSFKSGGYDPTRIDGLLKGRRLTKPLIAAVEGPAIAGGTEILQGTDIRIAGESAKFGISEAKWSLYPMGGSAVRLVRQIPYTIACDLLLTGRHITAAEALEYGLIGYVVPDGSALDKALEIAEVINNNGPLAVQAILKSIHDTEGMHELEAFKIDTKIGIGVFLSDDAKEGPLAFKEKRAPKFQMK encoded by the coding sequence GTGAGCGATCCAGAAAAGGGGCCCGACGCCCTCATTGAGCAGCGCGGACACACCCTGATCCTGACGCTGAACCGGCCGGAGGCGCGCAACGCGCTTTCGACCGAGATGCTCTCGATAATGGTCGACGCCTGGGACCGCGTCGACTCCGATCCAGAGATTCGTTCGTGCATCCTGACGGGTGCGGGCGGCTACTTCTGTGCCGGGATGGACCTGAAGGCGGCCACCAAGGCTCCCCCTGGCGATTCCTTCAAGAGCGGTGGCTACGACCCGACGCGCATCGACGGGCTGCTCAAGGGCCGGCGGCTGACCAAGCCACTGATCGCCGCCGTCGAGGGTCCCGCGATCGCGGGTGGCACCGAGATCCTGCAGGGCACCGACATCCGCATCGCGGGCGAGAGCGCGAAGTTCGGCATCTCCGAGGCCAAGTGGAGCCTGTACCCGATGGGCGGATCCGCGGTGCGCCTGGTGCGCCAGATCCCGTACACGATCGCCTGCGATCTGCTGCTCACCGGACGCCACATCACCGCCGCCGAAGCGCTCGAGTACGGGCTGATCGGCTACGTCGTGCCCGATGGCTCCGCGCTCGACAAGGCGCTGGAGATCGCCGAGGTGATCAACAACAACGGCCCCCTGGCGGTGCAGGCGATCCTGAAGTCGATCCACGACACCGAGGGCATGCACGAGCTCGAGGCGTTCAAGATCGATACGAAGATCGGCATCGGGGTGTTCCTGAGCGATGACGCCAAGGAGGGCCCGCTGGCGTTCAAGGAGAAGCGGGCGCCCAAGTTCCAGATGAAGTAA
- a CDS encoding acyl-CoA synthetase translates to MDLSQNVTRSSLGSVALNIADLAEHAIDAVPDRVALICDDQQLTYAELEDKANRLAHYLLDQGVQKDDKVGLYCRNRIEIVIAMLGVVKAGAILVNVNFRYVEGELRYLFDNSDMVALVHERQYADRVANVLPDTPNVKTVLVVDDGSDLDYQRYGGVEFYAAVEQGSPERDFGPRSADDIYLLYTGGTTGFPKGVMWRHEDIYRVLFGGTDFATGEPIADEYDLSKAAAANPPMIRLPIPPMIHGATQSATWMSLFSGQTVVLAPEFDADAVWRMIHEHKVNLLFFTGDAMARPLLDALLAHQEKGTEYDLSSLFLLASTAALFSTSIKEKFLELLPDRIITDSIGSSETGFGGTSIVAKGQSHTGGPRVTIDKNTVVLDEDGNPVVPGSGVRGIIAKRGHIPVGYFKDEQKTAETFQTINGVRYAIPGDYAQVEEDGSVTMLGRGSVSINSGGEKIYPEEVEAALKGHPDVFDALVVGVPDPRFGQHVAAVVHPREGTRPTLAELDAFVRSEIAGYKVPRSLWYVAEVKRSPAGKPDYRWAKEVTEAGPADEVHAKHVGVQA, encoded by the coding sequence ATGGACTTGTCTCAAAATGTAACACGTTCTAGTTTAGGTTCCGTGGCCCTGAATATCGCCGATCTTGCCGAGCACGCCATCGATGCCGTGCCTGACCGTGTCGCCCTGATCTGCGACGACCAGCAGCTCACCTACGCCGAGTTGGAGGACAAGGCGAACCGCCTCGCCCACTACCTCCTCGACCAGGGTGTGCAGAAGGACGACAAGGTAGGCCTTTACTGCCGCAACCGCATCGAGATCGTGATCGCGATGCTCGGCGTCGTCAAGGCGGGCGCCATCCTGGTCAACGTCAACTTCCGCTATGTCGAAGGCGAACTGCGCTACCTGTTCGACAACTCCGACATGGTCGCCTTGGTGCACGAGCGTCAGTACGCCGACCGCGTCGCCAACGTGCTGCCCGACACGCCGAATGTGAAGACCGTCCTGGTGGTTGACGATGGAAGCGATCTGGACTACCAGCGGTACGGCGGCGTCGAGTTCTACGCGGCCGTGGAGCAGGGGTCGCCCGAACGCGACTTCGGCCCCCGCAGCGCCGACGACATCTACCTGCTCTACACCGGCGGCACCACGGGATTCCCCAAGGGCGTGATGTGGCGCCACGAGGACATCTACCGAGTGTTGTTCGGCGGCACCGATTTTGCCACCGGTGAGCCCATCGCCGACGAGTACGACCTGTCGAAGGCCGCCGCGGCGAATCCGCCGATGATCCGGCTGCCCATCCCGCCGATGATCCACGGCGCCACGCAGTCGGCCACGTGGATGTCGCTGTTCTCCGGTCAAACCGTCGTGCTGGCACCGGAGTTCGATGCCGACGCGGTGTGGCGGATGATCCACGAGCACAAGGTGAACCTTTTGTTCTTCACCGGTGACGCGATGGCCCGGCCGCTGCTCGACGCGCTGCTCGCTCACCAGGAGAAGGGGACCGAGTACGACCTGAGCTCTCTCTTCCTGCTCGCCAGCACCGCCGCGCTGTTCTCCACCAGCATCAAGGAGAAGTTCCTCGAGCTGCTGCCCGACCGGATCATCACCGATTCGATCGGTTCCTCGGAGACGGGTTTCGGTGGCACCAGCATCGTGGCAAAGGGGCAGTCGCACACCGGTGGTCCCCGGGTGACCATCGACAAGAACACGGTCGTGCTCGACGAAGACGGCAACCCGGTGGTGCCCGGCTCCGGCGTGCGCGGCATCATCGCCAAACGCGGACACATCCCCGTCGGCTACTTCAAGGACGAGCAGAAGACGGCCGAGACCTTCCAGACCATCAACGGTGTGCGCTATGCGATTCCGGGCGACTACGCCCAGGTCGAGGAGGACGGCAGCGTCACCATGCTCGGCCGCGGCTCGGTCTCCATCAACAGCGGTGGCGAGAAGATCTACCCAGAAGAGGTGGAGGCCGCCCTCAAGGGACACCCCGACGTGTTCGACGCACTGGTGGTCGGTGTCCCCGATCCGCGTTTCGGTCAGCACGTCGCCGCCGTCGTCCATCCCCGCGAGGGCACCAGGCCGACGCTGGCGGAGCTCGACGCGTTCGTCCGCAGCGAGATCGCCGGCTACAAGGTGCCGCGCAGTCTCTGGTACGTCGCGGAGGTGAAGCGCTCCCCGGCGGGCAAGCCCGACTACCGCTGGGCCAAGGAAGTCACCGAGGCCGGACCGGCCGATGAGGTCCACGCCAAACACGTTGGGGTTCAAGCATGA
- a CDS encoding NAD(P)H-dependent flavin oxidoreductase — protein sequence MKTELCERFGIEYPIFVFTPSEKVAAAVTRAGGLGVLGCVRFNHADDLEAVLQWMDANTDGKPYGVDIVMPAKVPTEGSSVDINKLIPQDMRDFVDKTLADLGVPPLADDEERSEGVLGWLHSVARSHVEVALKHPIKLIANALGTPPKDVIEQVHAAGVPVAALAGSAKHAQRHLDIGVDIVIAQGHEAGGHTGEIASMVLVPEVVDALDGKAAVLAAGGIGSGRQVAAALALGAQGVWMGSAFLTAAEYDLGERLPSGRSVIQEAMLAATSSDTVRRRIYTGKPARLLKSRWTDAWDADGAPEPLPMPLQNILVSEAHQRMSESADPTTVAMPVGQIVGRMNEIRPVADIMAELVSGFEDATRRLDDIRG from the coding sequence ATCAAGACCGAACTCTGCGAGCGTTTCGGTATCGAGTATCCGATCTTCGTGTTCACGCCGTCGGAGAAGGTGGCGGCGGCGGTCACCCGTGCAGGTGGGCTCGGAGTGCTCGGCTGCGTGCGATTCAACCACGCCGATGATCTCGAAGCCGTCCTGCAATGGATGGACGCCAACACCGACGGCAAGCCCTACGGTGTGGACATCGTCATGCCGGCGAAGGTGCCCACCGAGGGCAGCAGCGTCGACATCAACAAGCTGATCCCGCAGGACATGCGCGACTTCGTCGACAAGACGCTCGCCGATCTGGGTGTCCCACCGCTGGCCGATGACGAGGAGCGCTCGGAAGGCGTTCTGGGATGGCTGCATTCAGTTGCCCGGTCACACGTCGAGGTTGCGCTCAAGCATCCGATCAAGCTGATCGCCAATGCGCTGGGAACCCCGCCCAAGGACGTCATCGAGCAGGTGCATGCCGCGGGCGTCCCGGTGGCCGCCCTGGCGGGTAGCGCAAAGCACGCCCAGCGGCATCTCGACATCGGCGTCGACATCGTCATCGCGCAGGGACACGAGGCGGGCGGCCACACGGGCGAGATCGCCTCGATGGTGCTGGTACCCGAAGTCGTCGACGCACTCGACGGCAAGGCGGCCGTGTTGGCCGCAGGTGGCATCGGCTCGGGCCGCCAGGTCGCAGCGGCGCTCGCCCTCGGCGCCCAGGGGGTATGGATGGGCTCGGCCTTCCTCACCGCCGCCGAATACGACCTCGGCGAACGCCTGCCGTCCGGACGTTCGGTGATCCAGGAGGCGATGCTGGCCGCCACGTCGAGTGACACCGTCCGGCGGCGCATCTACACCGGCAAACCGGCGCGACTACTCAAGAGTCGCTGGACCGACGCCTGGGACGCCGACGGCGCCCCCGAGCCACTGCCGATGCCGTTACAGAACATCCTCGTCAGTGAAGCGCACCAACGGATGAGCGAGTCGGCGGATCCGACGACCGTGGCGATGCCCGTCGGGCAGATCGTCGGGCGGATGAACGAGATCCGGCCCGTCGCAGACATCATGGCCGAGCTCGTATCGGGCTTCGAGGACGCCACCCGCCGCCTCGACGACATCCGGGGCTGA
- the lpqN gene encoding envelope biogenesis lipoprotein LpqN, with protein MRASALTGVAAAATALAVVLSGCGSDTTTATSSSSSTSKSSSTESTTSKKPKVSETTEQAAGPNPTIADYIKENDIQEIGVKMGDPAAPAVNLPVPDGWQPLSPEEAPEYAYGAIIYTGPEFEADPPNIVALMSKLTGNVDPQQIIDLAPGELNNLPDYKPGNEGETSTLGDYPAYVLGGTYTRDGATRFIAQKTVVIPAADGLYVLQLNVDGPEAAGDVLAAATEKIDSDTTIG; from the coding sequence ATGAGAGCATCGGCCCTCACCGGTGTGGCTGCGGCCGCCACCGCGCTTGCCGTCGTCCTGTCCGGCTGCGGCTCGGATACGACCACCGCGACGTCCAGCAGTTCGAGCACGAGCAAGTCGTCGTCGACCGAATCGACGACCTCCAAGAAGCCGAAGGTGTCCGAGACCACCGAGCAGGCGGCAGGTCCGAATCCGACGATTGCGGACTACATCAAGGAGAACGACATTCAGGAGATCGGGGTCAAGATGGGTGATCCCGCCGCGCCTGCGGTCAACCTCCCCGTCCCGGACGGCTGGCAACCGCTGAGCCCCGAAGAGGCGCCCGAGTACGCCTACGGCGCCATCATCTACACCGGCCCGGAATTCGAAGCCGACCCGCCGAACATCGTCGCGTTGATGTCCAAGCTGACCGGGAATGTCGACCCGCAGCAGATCATCGACCTCGCGCCGGGCGAGCTGAACAACCTCCCCGACTACAAGCCCGGCAACGAGGGTGAGACGAGCACTCTGGGCGACTACCCGGCGTACGTGCTCGGTGGCACGTACACCCGGGACGGCGCAACGCGTTTCATTGCGCAGAAGACCGTGGTGATTCCCGCCGCCGACGGGTTGTACGTACTGCAGCTGAACGTCGACGGACCGGAGGCCGCGGGTGACGTGCTCGCCGCCGCGACCGAGAAGATCGACAGCGACACCACCATCGGCTGA
- the fadD17 gene encoding long-chain-fatty-acid--CoA ligase FadD17: MTEEDHPTVTELLAPLVEVTDRGVHEGDSFVCWRDHLRAGAEVAAALTARLDPAKPPHVGLMLGNTTFFSSVLVAAGLSGLVTVGLNPTRRGEAFARDVTRADCQLVLTDDVAAVADGLPDGIPCLDVESPQWAAELASFSGTPVTFADTHPDDLFMLIFTSGTSGEPKAVRVTHDKVAFPGAMLSTRFGLGRDDTFYLSMPLFHSNAIMAGWAVAAAARGSIALRRKFSASQFIPDIRRYGATYANYVGKPLSYVLATPPRDDDADNPLRFMYGNEGAPRDLPLFAERFGAYVVDGFGSTEGGVAIARTPDTPDGSLGPLTDEIAILDVETGEPCPAGKVGELVNPTGRGWFRGYYRDEGAEQERMHGGVYHSGDLAYCDDAGYVYFAGRLGDWMRVDGENLGTAPIERILSRHDDVLEAAVYAIPDPHVGDRVMAALVLIPGATFDADEFADFLTRQADLGPKQWPRFVRVCTALPRTETFKVLKRLLSAEALDCRDPVHPIVR, translated from the coding sequence GTGACCGAAGAAGACCATCCCACCGTCACGGAGCTGCTCGCGCCGCTGGTCGAGGTCACCGATCGAGGTGTGCACGAGGGTGATTCCTTCGTCTGCTGGCGTGATCACCTGCGGGCCGGCGCGGAGGTGGCCGCGGCCCTCACCGCGCGCCTCGACCCGGCCAAGCCACCGCACGTCGGGCTGATGCTGGGCAACACCACCTTCTTCTCGTCGGTGCTGGTGGCAGCCGGTCTCAGCGGACTGGTGACCGTCGGCCTCAATCCGACGCGACGGGGTGAGGCGTTCGCCCGCGACGTGACGCGCGCCGACTGCCAGCTGGTGCTGACCGATGACGTGGCCGCCGTCGCCGACGGTCTCCCCGACGGCATCCCGTGCCTCGACGTCGAATCACCGCAATGGGCAGCCGAATTGGCGAGTTTCAGCGGTACGCCGGTGACGTTCGCCGACACCCACCCCGACGACCTGTTCATGCTGATCTTCACGTCCGGCACCAGCGGGGAGCCCAAGGCGGTGCGTGTCACCCATGACAAGGTGGCGTTCCCGGGTGCCATGCTGTCGACACGGTTCGGGCTCGGCCGCGATGACACGTTCTACCTATCCATGCCCCTGTTCCACTCCAACGCCATCATGGCGGGTTGGGCGGTCGCAGCTGCGGCCCGCGGCTCGATTGCCTTGCGGCGCAAGTTCTCCGCGTCGCAATTCATTCCCGACATCCGCCGCTATGGGGCGACCTACGCCAACTACGTCGGCAAGCCACTTTCCTACGTCCTGGCCACCCCACCCCGTGACGACGATGCCGACAACCCGCTGCGGTTCATGTACGGCAACGAGGGCGCGCCCCGTGATCTACCGCTGTTCGCCGAGAGGTTCGGCGCCTACGTGGTCGACGGATTCGGTTCGACCGAGGGGGGCGTCGCGATCGCTCGGACCCCGGACACTCCCGACGGCTCACTCGGACCCCTGACCGACGAGATCGCGATCCTCGACGTGGAGACCGGCGAGCCATGCCCAGCCGGAAAGGTGGGCGAGTTGGTCAATCCGACGGGCCGGGGCTGGTTCCGCGGGTACTACCGCGACGAGGGCGCCGAGCAGGAGCGGATGCACGGCGGGGTCTATCACAGCGGCGATCTCGCGTACTGCGACGACGCGGGCTACGTCTACTTCGCCGGCCGGCTCGGCGACTGGATGCGCGTCGACGGCGAGAATCTGGGCACTGCCCCGATCGAACGAATTTTGTCGCGGCACGATGACGTTCTGGAAGCCGCCGTCTACGCCATCCCCGATCCGCACGTCGGAGACCGGGTGATGGCTGCGCTGGTGTTGATCCCCGGCGCGACGTTCGACGCCGACGAGTTCGCCGACTTCCTCACCCGCCAAGCCGATCTGGGGCCCAAGCAGTGGCCGAGGTTCGTGCGGGTCTGCACCGCGCTGCCGCGCACCGAGACGTTCAAGGTCCTCAAGCGACTGTTGTCGGCGGAGGCCCTGGACTGCCGCGACCCGGTGCACCCCATCGTTCGATAG
- a CDS encoding acyl-CoA dehydrogenase family protein has protein sequence MDFTTTEAANDLGGLARSIVDSVCTPDRQRELDKLDERFDRDLWSKLIGADILSTTAPESLGGGGFGVLEETAVLVALGRQIAAVPYLESVVLAAGALARFGSESLQRDWAVPAVEGAKILTIALDGEMGQGPVQAQATGEGFRLTGSRALVGYGPVADAFLVPAETDSGTRVFLVAAGDSGASVSSLDTTGHGSVGHLELSSVDVAADRVVGSEEVLTWLVTRNALGRSAFQLGVLERALELTAEYARERHQFDRPIGSFQAVGQRLADGYIDVKGLRLTLTQAAWLLSEDLPAELEVGTAAFWAAEAGHRVAHTTVHVHGGVGIDTDHPVHRYFLAAKQTEFAVGGATGQLLRIGRELAETPA, from the coding sequence ATGGACTTCACCACCACCGAGGCCGCGAATGACCTTGGCGGCCTCGCTCGCTCGATCGTCGACTCGGTGTGCACACCCGACCGCCAACGCGAGCTGGACAAGCTCGACGAGCGCTTCGACCGCGACCTCTGGTCCAAGTTGATCGGTGCCGACATCCTCTCCACGACAGCGCCGGAATCGTTGGGCGGCGGCGGCTTCGGGGTGCTGGAGGAGACCGCCGTGCTCGTCGCACTCGGCCGTCAGATCGCGGCGGTGCCCTACCTCGAGTCCGTCGTACTCGCCGCGGGTGCACTGGCAAGGTTCGGATCCGAATCCTTGCAACGCGATTGGGCAGTGCCCGCGGTAGAGGGTGCGAAGATCCTGACCATTGCGCTCGACGGCGAGATGGGACAGGGACCGGTGCAGGCCCAGGCCACCGGTGAGGGCTTCCGGCTCACCGGCTCCAGGGCGCTGGTCGGGTACGGTCCCGTCGCCGACGCGTTCCTGGTGCCCGCCGAGACGGATTCGGGCACCCGGGTCTTCCTCGTCGCGGCGGGCGACTCCGGCGCCTCCGTCAGCTCACTCGACACCACCGGGCACGGCAGTGTCGGCCACCTGGAACTGTCGAGCGTCGACGTCGCTGCCGATCGCGTCGTCGGCAGCGAAGAGGTCCTGACCTGGCTCGTCACTCGGAATGCACTCGGCCGCAGCGCCTTTCAGCTCGGCGTACTCGAGCGGGCGCTGGAGCTGACCGCGGAGTACGCCAGGGAACGTCACCAGTTCGACCGTCCCATCGGCAGCTTCCAGGCCGTGGGCCAGCGACTCGCCGACGGGTACATCGACGTCAAGGGCCTCCGGCTGACGCTCACCCAGGCGGCTTGGCTCCTGTCGGAGGATCTGCCCGCCGAACTCGAGGTGGGGACGGCGGCGTTCTGGGCAGCCGAAGCGGGCCACCGGGTCGCCCACACCACGGTGCACGTCCACGGCGGGGTGGGCATCGACACCGACCACCCCGTACACCGTTACTTCCTCGCCGCCAAGCAGACCGAGTTCGCCGTCGGCGGCGCCACCGGACAGCTGTTACGCATCGGCCGTGAGCTGGCCGAGACACCAGCCTGA